One genomic segment of Candidatus Fukatsuia endosymbiont of Tuberolachnus salignus includes these proteins:
- the spaK gene encoding hypothetical protein (involved in a secretory pathway responsible for the surface presentation of determinants needed for the entry of Salmonella species into mammalian cells) — translation MENIDIAALVREALLENKCDPSLLGDFDSHSTITLDFKDSPSILVSKIQREDEHGNANGEDEIWVWARIEHVSPHVFEQCAGKCLCELGQNCPFTQSRQLQINYVEDQEVVELKAHIHVDYLQNGQEFAKVLSQFFDDIAKFVGIYQG, via the coding sequence ATGGAAAATATCGACATAGCAGCATTAGTCCGTGAAGCATTACTAGAAAACAAATGTGATCCTAGTTTATTGGGGGATTTTGATAGCCATTCCACCATTACTCTGGATTTTAAAGATTCACCCAGCATTCTGGTGAGTAAAATACAGAGAGAAGACGAACATGGCAACGCCAATGGCGAGGATGAGATTTGGGTGTGGGCACGTATCGAACATGTCAGTCCGCACGTTTTCGAACAGTGTGCAGGCAAATGTTTATGTGAATTAGGACAAAACTGCCCTTTTACACAGAGTCGTCAATTGCAAATTAATTATGTTGAAGATCAAGAAGTTGTCGAATTAAAAGCCCATATACATGTAGATTATCTGCAAAACGGTCAAGAGTTCGCCAAAGTATTAAGTCAATTTTTTGACGATATCGCAAAGTTTGTTGGGATCTACCAAGGATGA
- the sctN gene encoding type III secretion system ATPase SctN, with translation MKPLRLLRHQAHPLRLAGSIIEARLSDVKVGEICEIRQHWLDKDRVAKAQVLGFNRDRALLSLIGNARGLSREAVLTPTGAGLLVTLNDSLLGTVLDPSGQVVERFVDQAEGAENDAIRPIDATPPSYLDRESIQQPFITGIKAIDGLLTCGIGQRMGIFAAAGCGKTSLMHMLIEQADADVFVIGLIGERGREVTEFTQALAKSGRQHQCVVIYATSDFSSLDRCNAALLATTVAEYFRDQGKKVVLFLDSITRYARALRDVALAAGEAPARRGYPASVFDALPAVLERPGNTKNGSITAFYTILLESDDEPDPIADEIRSILDGHIYLSRKLAVQNHYPAIDVLRSVSRVSGQVSSQKHLSLAAEFRRLLAKIEELQMLLDLGEYTPGENADNDRAINKRDALLQWLQQTMHEHSSIDTTLQAMNALAK, from the coding sequence ATGAAGCCATTACGGTTGTTGCGCCACCAAGCTCACCCTCTGCGATTAGCGGGTTCCATTATTGAAGCCCGCTTATCAGATGTAAAAGTGGGTGAGATCTGTGAAATCAGACAGCATTGGTTGGACAAAGACAGGGTTGCCAAGGCGCAAGTGTTGGGTTTCAATCGTGATAGGGCCTTGCTTAGCTTAATCGGCAATGCACGCGGCCTATCACGTGAAGCGGTATTAACGCCAACCGGAGCAGGTCTGTTAGTCACCTTGAATGATTCACTTTTAGGCACGGTACTGGATCCTTCGGGTCAGGTGGTGGAACGTTTTGTTGATCAGGCTGAAGGCGCAGAGAATGATGCGATTCGGCCTATTGATGCCACGCCTCCTTCTTATCTTGATAGAGAAAGTATTCAACAACCGTTTATTACCGGCATCAAAGCCATTGATGGTTTACTCACCTGTGGTATCGGACAACGTATGGGGATTTTCGCTGCCGCCGGCTGTGGTAAAACCTCGTTGATGCATATGTTGATTGAACAAGCGGATGCAGATGTTTTTGTCATCGGTTTAATTGGTGAACGTGGGCGCGAAGTGACTGAATTTACGCAAGCCTTAGCCAAATCGGGCCGTCAACATCAATGCGTGGTGATCTATGCCACCTCCGATTTCTCTTCATTAGACCGCTGTAATGCTGCTTTATTAGCCACCACTGTCGCCGAATATTTTCGCGATCAGGGTAAAAAAGTGGTGTTATTTCTTGATTCGATTACGCGTTATGCCCGTGCGCTACGTGATGTCGCGTTAGCGGCAGGTGAAGCCCCCGCTCGTCGGGGGTACCCTGCTTCAGTTTTTGATGCCCTGCCCGCGGTACTTGAACGCCCCGGTAACACTAAAAATGGGAGTATTACTGCTTTTTACACTATTTTGCTCGAAAGTGATGATGAACCTGATCCCATCGCCGACGAAATTCGGTCGATCCTTGATGGACATATTTATTTGAGTAGAAAATTAGCGGTACAAAACCATTACCCGGCGATCGATGTACTCCGTAGTGTTAGCCGGGTATCCGGACAAGTATCGAGTCAGAAGCACTTATCGTTGGCTGCAGAATTTAGACGTCTGTTAGCCAAAATTGAAGAGCTGCAAATGCTGCTCGATTTGGGCGAATATACCCCGGGAGAAAATGCCGACAACGACCGAGCGATCAACAAACGCGATGCCTTATTACAGTGGTTACAACAGACGATGCATGAACATTCTTCTATCGATACCACTTTGCAGGCCATGAATGCGCTGGCTAAATAA